One uncultured Caproiciproducens sp. DNA segment encodes these proteins:
- a CDS encoding fructose-6-phosphate aldolase gives MEFLFDSANLEDLKKYSGIYPITGVTSNPSILKAEGNVPLFDHMRKVRAIIGVNKTLHIQVTAPNAEGMIAEAHTLLKNVDDKVFIKVPTNEEGLKAMRFLKTEGVGITATAIYNRIQGFMAIAVGADFIAPYCNRMADLDMDFRNTISAFRQMIDSNGSDTKILAASFHSMEQVNDALLAGAHTVTVQPSLLHGAFGAGCIQQAVNGFYQDWTAVRGNVTICDLDK, from the coding sequence ATGGAATTTCTATTTGACAGCGCCAATTTGGAGGATCTGAAAAAATATTCCGGTATCTATCCTATTACAGGTGTTACCAGTAATCCCAGCATTTTAAAGGCCGAAGGTAATGTGCCCTTGTTTGACCATATGCGCAAGGTGCGCGCAATCATCGGCGTGAACAAGACCTTGCATATCCAGGTAACCGCGCCTAATGCAGAAGGCATGATTGCTGAAGCGCATACACTGTTGAAGAATGTGGATGATAAGGTATTTATTAAAGTGCCGACTAACGAGGAAGGCCTAAAAGCCATGCGTTTTTTAAAGACTGAAGGCGTGGGTATTACCGCCACCGCCATCTATAACAGAATTCAGGGTTTTATGGCCATTGCTGTGGGTGCGGATTTCATCGCTCCTTACTGCAACCGCATGGCCGATTTGGATATGGATTTTCGCAACACCATTTCTGCGTTTCGCCAGATGATCGACAGTAATGGCAGTGACACCAAGATTTTAGCTGCCAGTTTCCACAGCATGGAGCAAGTGAACGATGCGCTGCTGGCCGGGGCCCATACCGTCACCGTACAGCCAAGCCTGCTGCACGGTGCCTTTGGTGCAGGCTGCATCCAGCAAGCCGTGAATGGTTTCTATCAGGATTGGACCGCAGTCCGTGGGAATGTCACGATCTGTGATCTGGATAAATGA
- a CDS encoding formate C-acetyltransferase/glycerol dehydratase family glycyl radical enzyme, translating into MKQFLSFKIENNDCDFERITRLQDRMNHREPTICPERAEIITKSYQETEGDPIVLRRAKAFDAILTQMSIYIEPDSLIIGNQASRNFAAPIFPEYSFNWVIEELDEFEKRSGDYFNITEETKQRLRKLQPYWQEKTHQDEVLRNLPEINLQAEAQGVLHRGGISMSGDGHIIPNHEFVLRVGYGGMIKIAEEKLKNSDLTQEQKEFYNASIISMNAALKYLKRFSRLCKEKAAEETNSKRKAELEKIGTIFEDYMEGGARSFYEAVETIYMTHLLMMIESNGHSFSFGRFDQYIYPYYKADLDAGKITKEKALEIITHFFIMANSLNKIRPWDHTQYSGGYPLYSNLMVGGMKSDGTDGTNDISYLCMEAMNQSCLPDPNLSVRFCKDTPHNLIKDAARLIRKGFGMPSMFCDEVCIPAMMTLNIDLPTARDYASMGCVETAIPGRWGHRATGMTYINFGKILELILNNGLDPASGIQLFSVTGKKDRNVDYKTYDELWIEWCKALDFYMKLAVDCDMICDRSLKYYDADPFASCTVNSSLERGKTLKNGGSEFDYISQSNIGPSVVGDSLAAVKNLIFDGKVLTMDQLRAAMDSNFEGEQGARVRKLCRNAPKFGNDDDYVDHIVADVYESYLALLPNYTTDRNGRGPIGCRYTMSTSNITSYVPNGFEVGATPDGRLAGKPLNEGASPCLGADHEGPTAVINSISKLPNKKMAGGQLLNMRFAPGALEGEDNLEKFTNFIESMRYKNTFHNQFNVVDTATLKDAKEHPENHMDLMVRVAGYCALFNTLMPEAQDAIIARTEQSWA; encoded by the coding sequence ATGAAACAATTCTTGAGCTTTAAGATCGAAAATAACGACTGCGATTTTGAACGCATCACCCGCCTTCAGGATCGAATGAATCACCGCGAGCCCACTATCTGCCCGGAACGTGCCGAGATCATCACCAAAAGTTATCAGGAGACCGAAGGCGATCCAATTGTTCTGCGCCGCGCCAAGGCCTTTGATGCCATTCTGACACAGATGTCTATTTACATCGAGCCGGATTCCCTGATCATCGGAAACCAGGCCAGCCGCAATTTTGCCGCACCGATCTTCCCTGAGTATTCTTTCAACTGGGTGATTGAGGAACTGGACGAGTTTGAAAAGCGTAGCGGCGATTACTTTAACATCACCGAGGAAACAAAACAGCGTCTGCGCAAGTTGCAGCCATATTGGCAGGAAAAAACCCATCAGGACGAAGTTCTGCGCAATTTGCCTGAAATCAACCTTCAAGCCGAGGCACAGGGCGTATTGCATCGTGGCGGCATCAGTATGTCCGGTGACGGCCATATCATTCCCAACCATGAATTTGTGCTGCGGGTCGGCTATGGCGGCATGATCAAAATCGCGGAAGAAAAACTGAAGAATTCTGATCTGACCCAAGAGCAAAAGGAATTCTATAACGCATCCATTATCAGCATGAATGCAGCTCTGAAGTATCTTAAACGCTTCTCCAGGCTTTGCAAAGAGAAAGCTGCCGAAGAGACCAACTCGAAGCGGAAAGCCGAGCTGGAGAAAATCGGTACGATTTTTGAGGATTATATGGAGGGCGGTGCCCGCAGCTTCTATGAAGCTGTTGAGACCATCTATATGACCCATCTGTTGATGATGATTGAATCCAACGGTCATTCCTTTAGCTTTGGCCGCTTCGACCAGTATATCTATCCATATTATAAGGCAGATCTAGATGCGGGCAAAATCACGAAAGAAAAAGCGTTGGAGATCATTACGCACTTTTTCATCATGGCCAACAGTCTGAATAAGATCCGTCCTTGGGATCATACCCAGTACAGCGGCGGTTATCCTCTGTACAGCAACCTGATGGTGGGGGGAATGAAGTCGGATGGGACTGACGGCACCAACGATATCAGCTACCTGTGCATGGAAGCCATGAACCAAAGCTGTCTGCCGGACCCGAACCTGAGCGTGCGATTCTGTAAGGACACGCCGCACAACCTGATAAAAGATGCCGCACGCTTGATCCGCAAGGGCTTTGGGATGCCCAGCATGTTCTGTGACGAAGTGTGCATCCCTGCAATGATGACACTGAATATTGATCTACCGACCGCCCGTGACTATGCTTCCATGGGCTGCGTGGAAACTGCCATCCCCGGTCGTTGGGGGCACCGTGCCACCGGCATGACTTATATCAATTTCGGCAAAATTCTGGAACTGATTCTGAACAATGGGTTGGATCCAGCAAGCGGAATTCAGTTGTTCAGCGTGACCGGAAAGAAAGACCGAAATGTCGATTATAAGACCTATGATGAGCTGTGGATTGAATGGTGCAAGGCGCTGGACTTTTACATGAAGCTTGCCGTGGACTGCGATATGATTTGCGACCGCAGCCTGAAATATTATGATGCCGATCCATTCGCCAGCTGCACCGTTAACAGCAGTTTGGAACGTGGTAAAACTCTGAAAAACGGCGGTTCCGAATTCGACTACATCAGCCAGTCGAACATTGGACCCAGCGTGGTAGGCGACAGCTTGGCAGCCGTCAAAAACCTTATCTTTGACGGTAAAGTATTGACCATGGATCAGTTGCGTGCGGCTATGGATTCCAACTTTGAGGGTGAACAGGGCGCGCGAGTGCGCAAGCTGTGTCGTAATGCACCTAAGTTTGGCAATGACGACGACTATGTGGATCACATCGTGGCAGATGTGTACGAAAGCTATCTTGCATTACTGCCCAACTATACGACTGACCGTAATGGCAGAGGCCCAATCGGCTGCCGGTATACGATGTCGACCAGTAACATCACCAGCTATGTTCCCAATGGCTTCGAAGTGGGCGCAACGCCCGATGGCCGTTTGGCCGGTAAGCCCTTGAATGAGGGCGCGTCACCGTGCCTGGGCGCTGATCATGAGGGCCCAACGGCTGTGATCAACAGCATCAGCAAACTTCCCAACAAAAAAATGGCCGGCGGCCAGTTGCTGAATATGCGCTTTGCTCCCGGTGCTCTGGAAGGCGAAGATAATCTGGAAAAATTCACAAACTTCATCGAAAGCATGCGGTACAAGAATACTTTCCATAATCAGTTCAATGTGGTTGATACCGCAACACTCAAGGATGCCAAGGAACATCCGGAAAATCATATGGATCTGATGGTGCGTGTGGCAGGCTACTGTGCTCTGTTCAACACTTTGATGCCGGAAGCACAGGATGCCATTATTGCCCGAACGGAGCAGAGCTGGGCA